The Nicotiana tomentosiformis chromosome 2, ASM39032v3, whole genome shotgun sequence genome includes the window ATTTtggaactgtgtagtgaattaaggaaagctcaaagcgaggtatgttggctaaactctcttttagaattgaaccccacaatggccttgtaagtccgtgacgctcattataaattgattattccaaataagccttatgtcaaaataaatatgcgttcaatatgtattccaaggattcttgttatgttgagttactatttgagaatgtgtATTAATTATGGGTTTtgttattatgttatgatttaaaaacgtgattctaatgaaagctatcatgtcaaattgcgtaagaaatcacatgttcctaagaccctaaattgctcaaatttgtgtttaaagtattaatttgaaaggccttgttgttgattatccatgatgataattgaaagtgaaagaagagaacatgaaatatgatgtgCAGCCAatatgccaagaatgatattgcgtcatGTCCATTGGTGCCGATGAAATAAATTATAGGCAAAAGATtacaaaataagtgataaatccttttaatagtaaatgatttgggagtatcgattagccaccgaggaagggtaggtcaaaataacctaaccccgaaactacacgtgtcggtgtaggagtgattgagttGTAAATCCTCGCGTTAATTTGATGAGATTGTGTTGAGTTGTTTCCCGTTATataggatgagattattgctagcgagatgtgatgtgatgtcgacccacacaacGTTGTggcgagacggcttagccgatcgggctgagatcggactccatgccttGCACATGAtggtattgtgagtggatgtctcgggatgatatggcttagccggtcggactgagatcggactctgtgctaaaacatgatggtgtatcggtgctaaagatctcccaacttaaaaagattggaacttacttgaaatttgcctttcccctaacttgacaccttgatactattTGATTCTCTTATTGATTTCCTGTTTCCTTCTCCGTTtgttgttactcgttctattgaaagggtatttagttttacatactattaCTATTTCATATgcactaatgtcccttttgccgggtaagctgcatctttaatgaatgcaggtggttccatagcaggtggtattgatcagtgatagcaacacactCTCTCCTCGGCTAACTTGGTGAGCCACAcatcatttcggggtcctgtatctcttatTCCATGTACCTAGTGTTTTGAgatatagctggggccttgttatCGGCACTAtcgtagcactcttttgtttctgttagaggctccatagacatagtatgggttgtatcTTTGTTTGGTAAGGTTAAACTAAAATGCTATAATTGTATCATcagttccactttaactatgattatataaagtactattttggagacttgttaatgatgtaactaatggaaatgaattggtgttattcacatgacctcttactgtctaattaatgaaatgtattcttctctttattcatggctgagttgggtagatggcactgtgcaggcttgcttgaccgagaTAACTCTGTTTAGCGCCGATCGCACTCcttgaggtcggggcgtgacaaccgCCGAACGGGACggtaattctcaaaatgaccgatcgagtcgttatattctcccctcaTAAACAAACGTTCCTGCTCGAACGTGTCAAGAACTATTCTGAAGTCATTAAATCACTGAGTGAACTACCATACATACACCtgcgggtgatcccacgtcaccccaatccacataggtcCGACAACACCAACTCAgctgaagattattccttccacccacactAATAGGCCTTAGAACCAAAATTTTCACCATCTGATTACTTCCAAAAAACCTGACTCCTACATCAACACATGGTACCAACCTCAACCAGCTGCTATaacttatgcctacacccacaaggtacaaccacatGACGTAACTTTGGTGGTAATctataattgcgtattttagtcgcttattgcactctaattcactgcactttactttttttgagctttaattggtagtgttttgcacttattgtttgttttatgccttataggagtgattacgagctatgtagatgttatggaatgaattcgagcaatttggaggtttgaagtatgagtaaaagtCCAAAGGATTAAGCCAGGATCGTGTTcgagggtcgaggaccaagtctggacaaAAATCAAAGGTTGATCCGTGCTCTAAGAAACTTTCACTACCACCCCGTGCCATGCATAGAGAGGCGTGGGGCGCTGGTGCAAAATTCCTGCAAAGTGAAAAAATCAGCTCTCTGAAAAGGTGATTTCCTATTTTAGCTATGTaaaggtgatttcgtctgggcccgaccttacttggtataaatacatggaaaatattattttatgtacttttgacacatattcgacctaaggaggctaaggaggagttggaagaacacgagcacaaggatttcatcattccttcctcactcaagacccgagtttggattgaatttatgttttcctctactttaactttatttatgATGAATATCtacatatctatggagtagttcccttttagggtttgatggatttgatgtttggatgattgtttgtggattataactctaatttAATGTATTGAAGTGTTTtaggatatctttgcattatatttgtggttgagttcattaattcttcttagtaatcgaaagaggctagttgaatcatagattaaacctagttagaagaataatcaaaagagcttttctaaagaccaatccactacacatttttccatatcttcacgtgcttaaattggttcatcttgtgaggttaagacttaatcgagagaggagtttttgctgaacgtttgaactaataattgagtgaattcgagagactcacttgaacgttagaagtgaattatctagagttagatcccaaccaattatcttgcacctatcctatcaacccctattttctacCACTGATAGCttccttgcttatctttgtttcgatagtcattagtcaatagctttagactcttagttaattttagttagaaatcatataaatctcaagtgCTGATCATCTTGGATAACTATCAAGCTAGAAATTACTAAAATGATGTTTAAATCAAATCcctgtggatatgatattatactatactatatttgattagcgagcagaatTTAAATGTGTGTTTTGCGtccgtcaaattttggcgccgttgccggggatttgCAATCAACAGTGTTTGAAATAGTGTGTAGTGCCAATTCAGGAATTTTGTTTccatttatttaattttatttttctctttttacggttagtgttctttgactgtgcgcatgTTATAGgttaagattggtgcatgacCCGAACCTctgcgaaggaagtgctaccatacgagccaaaaatttaaaaacaactgTGATAGCTGCACGcgatgctgaggaagcagctattagagatgaTAGATTATCTACGAAGAAGATAGGGGTcagagaattgctcaaaatcaacccttggctgcagactgggagaccacttggtgattatgctagaccagtctacaatcaaggattatcaaGTATTAGACtacctccaattgcagcaaacaattttgagttgaagcaagggttgcttcaaaccctgcagaattgttgtgtcttcaaAGGAAAGCTAAACGATGATCCAAACACACAtttaatggacttcgaggaaattatgaacacctttcaatacaatggggtgtcacaagatgcagtgtatttAAGTGCATTCCTCTTTTCAATTTAAAAATGGTGCAAAGAAGTGGCTTCGAAGCATGCCCACGGGATCAATTAGAACTTGGGATGAGATGACTAGAAAATTACCGAATAAATATTTCTCTTCAATTAAaatgggcaagtttagaagagaaatccataacttctgctagAAATATAcgaaaactatttttgaagcatgagagatgtttaaggagattgttcaaaagtgtcaacatagcggaattgaactcgaGAAGAAACtctaggacttttgggatggattgacactggCCTCGCGttgaacattgagcaatgcagttggaggcccgctgatgaagaagactccagaggagatagtaaCAACTCTTGATgaattatctgaagatgcaaatcagtggccctctgagagtgctaaAAGAAGAAGATCGACTGGTGTTCATCAGGTTGATGTTAATACATCTGTGCATGTACATCTTGAAGATGTGGCTAAAGAAATACAAAAgttgaccttagcctcgatacaaaatgaGACTCACGCAGCCTGtaatatatgtggaagaggacaccctactcatgagtgtcaagcctcaactaaggaagtgaatgttgtgggaaattataactttaatgcaatgggtcataAGCACCCCAGATTTTCATGGAGTTCAactgggggtactgcaaatgtgtggcaacaaaacaaccccagattctagggacaaggagctcctggttttaTGACTCAGCAGAGACAGTAGTTTCAGCCTTAAAAGCTTATTCAGCCTTGtttagaagatctcatgaagtcATTCATGGTGAAAACTAATGAAAGATTTGAAATACAAGGAGCAATAATTCGAAATTTAGAGAAGCAAGTGGGACatattgcaacaatattatctgagagggttcTAAAAACTCTCCCCACTGATACagaaaagaatcccaaagaaacagtgaatgatgTGACcatgagaagtgggcaagtgttgaaagatcccaccctgATCCAAAATGATGTGATACTTGAAAGAGAAAGTGGGGAGCAGTTGAAGAAGAAagttgagaaaaagaagaaggaagaaaaatcgaGAAGGGATGGAAATAAGAAGATCAACcatatgcctgctctacctttccATCAAAATCTATgtagagaaaagttggacaagcagtttgggagatttctggatgtgctgaaatATGTTCATGTTAATTTTCCATTCACAGAAATGCTCCACAAATGCTTGCTTGTgtcaaattcttgaaggagatccttacaaagaagaggaaaatataTGAGACCTCAGTGgtgaagctcacagagcattgcagtgcaatattgcaaaacaaactcccacaaaagtatgGAGATCGAGGGAGTTTTGCTATACCTTGCTCTCtaggaactattaattttgataagtctttatgtgattccggtgcctcaattaatttaattcctctatctatttacagtaagctagagaaggagattggagagataaggtctgcaccaatatcatTGCAGCTGGTGGACCAAACGACTCTAATACatgaggggatagtggaagatgtgttagtttgggttgataagttcgtatttcctgtagattgtATAGTGGTGAATATGAAGGAGAACAAAGAtatccccctcatcctaggaagaccattcttagcgacgggtagagatatattagatatacatgagatAAAACTCATGCGTAGAATGGGTGAGGAAACTATGACTTTCAAGATGGATGTAAAAAGGAGGTGCAAAAAGAAACACCAGCTGCGTGTGTTGAGTGAATagtgaagggctcaaaagagaagCTTGCGgtgagcgagaaagataagtgtggggtgtacgcCAAAAAGACTGAGAAGAAACTATCTGGacggatgtgtgcattagttcgggcgcaaggaatggagcccgacttcgactcagaccccgactagacgTTTAGGAAAGTTTCTtttaccttatactttttaattgtgtatcatggggacatgccacaactttaAGTGTGGATGGGGTATATTTGTATGTATTTATATTAGTTTTCTtcttgttagttgtagtagttagagatagaaaataattgGAAACtaacataaaaattgaaaattttcaatttttccctacgatggatatcattcgacgggtttcttgagggattaaagtcgaaagaaaaagacaaaaagctTTTCaatttgtgtcgcggttctttttcaagggttttgtttgaaccgggtgtagttagtttttatttttgttagaagtaggaaaccttgtgctatgatttgaatggaAGGACATATCTCTTGACTCTATTATACCTTGataatagtaagtgctttagttgtgactcttaggcttagtttttgactcttgtataagtaccttaaagtgtatgatcttaactttgcttaactgctttgactagagtgtcttgatgattctgatcttgagtgagttatgtgccatgtgtgtgtgaggttttgtgttattcggTGAATtatatttgatgtctagaacttgccccgtatgttttcaaagcgaaatagtagttttactcagtcttggaagtgatataggtgtttcgttgttgagccagttatatgcttttacacACCTATTTTtcatgtatcttagttaacccttttgagcatgTAATATTGtttatttggcaaccacattacaagccttacccatttgtttgaattgaccatctatttgaaccttttacctctcgtgagcacttgaatttggaaTGAACATTGtgaaagttgaagtgtggggtggttggtttggcttttgagtggagctaaggaaataaggagaaaggtgcactgtattgaaaaagtaagagccacttgaatagaaaaagaaaataaaaaatgttgtattgttgtgcaaaatattgtTTGATAGTGGTttctcttgatgtaattgtgcttaaagaagtagggagttaatgtatattgatgtgaaggtggagttttgatttgatataagtgtggggttttgaacaatgaaatatatgtattaaagtgcttagggaggtgtagtcactattatatctaaatgtatcctacccatcccacaACCTACATTATAACcagttaaagtcctacttgatccttgactgaatgagctcaattagtagagtagtacagtacgggcaagcctatggtacgtcttttgtggcatatgaatggtgtttctgagagtgagagaattctttctatcttgggttcctaattgttcttaatttctattgtgtgtggaactactctctattgttgtatgagggcacttgattcacgaaggaaaggtaatgcttgacctccgtgttagagtaagtgagcgggttataaattaTGGGTGGTGTTTTTGAGTCAAAGTTTGAAGCTAAGATGTTATAGTATTGTacttaatatattttaaatattcttggtgtgatgagttatgagagttgttgaaaaaaggtcgtgtctatatgaagtgtagtttgattgctcgaggacaagcaatggTTTAAGTTTAAGGTATGGATTGCAGGTTATAGTTatgtattttagtcacttattgcgctctaattcactgcactttacatGTTTTGAGATTTAACTGGTAGTGTTTTAAGCCTTGTATGGgtgattccgagttatttagatgttatggaatgaattcgagtgatttggagctttgaagtttgagtaaaatcCTAAGGGATTAatccgggatcgtgttcgggggtcgaggacaaagtttggacgtcaaaaatcaaagtttgATCCGTACTATGAGAAAATTACACTATCGCCCCGTGCCATGCATCGTGGGGCGTGGGGCGCTAGTGCAAAATTCTTGCAAAGTGAAAAAATCAGCTCTCTGTATTTCCCCACTAATTCCCCGCATGGCGCATCGCCCCATGCGGCACGTCTGTGCAATATTTACAGAGTTATTTTCCTATTTCAgctaggaaaaggtgatttcgtctggACCCGAccatacttggtataaatacatagaaAACGTTATTtgatggacttttgacacatattcgacctaaggaggctaaggagacacgagcacaaggatttcatcattccttcctcactcaagacccgagtttggattgaatttatgctTTCCactactttaactttatttgtgatgaatttctctatATCTATGTAGTAGTTCccttttagggtttgatggatttggtgttttgatgattgtttgtggattataactctagttttatgtattgaagcgttttaggatatctttgcattatattgctggttgagttcattaattcttcttagtaatcgaaagaggctagttgaattatagattaaacctagttagaagaataatcgaaagagcttttctaaagaccaatccactacgcatttttccatatcttcacgtgcttaaattggttcatcttgtgaggttaagacttaatcgagagaggagtttttgctgaacgtttgaactaataattgagtaagTCTTATAATGGTCAATTTAAACAAATGGGTAAGTAttataatgtggttgccaaggaaacagaattacaggctcaaaggggttaactaagatatataacaattaggtgggtaaaagcatataactggctcaacaaagaaatgtctatatcacttccaagactgaatacaactactatttcgctttgcaaacacacggggcaagttctagacatcaaatgcactgaacataataaaataaaaccTCGAACACACGTGGCACACAACTCACTTGGGATTGGACTGTcacgacactctagtcaaagcagttaagcaaagttaagatcaaacaatttaaggtacttacacaagagtcaaaaactgagcctaagagTCACAACTAAAACACTCAATATTCTCAATGTATAATAATGTTAAGagacattgtattcaattcaaaTTATAGCACAAGGTTTTatactcctaacaaaaataaaaactaactacacccggttcaaacaaaatccttggaaaagaaccgtgacaCAAAGAGAAACCAAGagggaattaatacactacctacaaaagaaaatctttttgtctttttttcctTCAACTTTAATCCCTAAAGAAACCCATCGAGTGATATTCATCGTTAGAAAAAATCGAATTCTTTTTCAATTTTCTATGGTTTTTTCCAATTGTTTTTACCTTTAACTACTACAACTACCAAACagaaaactaaaactaatatacatacatacatacatacatacaagtATCCCCTACCCTACATTTTAAgttatggcatgtccccatgaaatacaattaaaaagcataaggcaAAGGAAACATCCccgaatatctagtcggggtctgagtcgaaattaggctccattcctcgccttcgaactaatgcacacatccaggaagacaacttcttctcagccttcttggggtacaccgtacacttatctttctcactcaatgtagccttctctttcgagcccttcactttccactcaacactcgcaACTAGTTTTTTCTTTTGCACCCTCTTTTCTACATTCATATCAAAAGTGATCATTTCCTCAcctactctaagcatgagtttcctcTTGTGTATATCCAATATTGatctacccgttgctaagaatggtgTTCCTAGGATGAGGgtgacctccttgttctcctccactttcaccactataaagtctatatgaaatacgaacttatccacccgaactaacatatcttccactatcccctcgggtatcaaagtcgtttggtctgccagctgcaaagatattggcaccaACCTTATCTCTTCAATCTCTTTCTCTAGTCTCCTGTAATTAGACAAaggcattagattaattgaggcGCCAGAATCatataaagacttatcaaaattaatagtgcctaaagagcaaggtatagtaaaaatCCACgcatctccacacttttgtgggagtttgttttgcaatatcgcaTTGCAATTCTCTTTGAGTTTCACCACCAAGGTCTCctttatttttctcttctttgtcaggatctccttcaagaatttggcattgGCAAGCATTTATGAGAGaatttacatgaacctgtttcagtaAAACCAGAAATctcccaaactgcttgtccagcttttctctacatCGCTTTTGAGGAAGAGGTAAAGCAGGCATATACTTGCTCTCTTCAGGTTCCTCCCTTCTCAAAgtttcttccttatttttcttctcagttttcatcaggcccttcttctttttatcaacatcatttTTCAGTTgcttcccactttctttttcaagtatcacaTCATCCTGGATccgggtgggatctttcaacactcgCCCACTTCTCATGGTCACAGCATTCACCATTTCTTTGGAATTCTTTTCTGTATCAGCGGGGAGAGTACCTGGAActctctcagataatattgttgcaatctgtcccacttgtctctccatgTTTCGCAAACCAATGCCAAATATTTTGATAGCTGCTCTATGAGCGTCcagcctctcatctgtcttgataataAAAGACTTCATTAGATCCTCTAGACCCGGTtgaatgggctgttgaggctgaaattgctgcctctACTAATTTTGGTATGctagagctccttgtccctgCGGTTTAGAGTTATTTTGCTGCAAAGCATTAGCAGTACCTCCAGGTGAATCCATGAAAAAATGGGgagcctctgacccattgcattgataTTGTAATTTCCCATAACACTTATTTCCTCAGTTGAGGATTGACACTTATGAGTAGGGTATCCTCTTCCACATCTATCACACACtgcatgaggctcactttgtatcgaggctaaggtcagcttccttatctctttggccatagcatcaagatgtacctgcacagatttgttagcatcaacctggtgaacaccagttgatcttcttctttctgtACTCTTAAAGTGCCATTGATTAgtatcttcagataactcatcaagaattgtaactatctcttcaggagtcttcttcatcaacgggcctccagttgcattgctcaatgttctacatgAGGCTGGTGTCAacccatcccaaaagtcctggagttgcatctagAATTGAattcgctatgttgacacttttgaacaatctccttaaacctctcccatgcttcaaaaaatGTTTCAGTATAATTCTAGgtaaagttatggatttctcttctaaacttgcccattttagctgaggagaaatatttatcaaggaattttctggtcatctcctctcATGTTCTAATCGAACCCGTGGGCAGGCTacgaagccactgctttgcatcagcTTTAAGAGAAAAGGGGAATGTCCTTAAGTATACttcatcttgtgacacaccattgtattgaaaggtgttcataatctcctcgaagttcattaaatgtgtgtttgg containing:
- the LOC138904874 gene encoding uncharacterized protein, coding for MKKTPEEIVTTLDELSEDANQWPSESAKRRRSTGVHQVDVNTSVHVHLEDVAKEIQKLTLASIQNETHAACNICGRGHPTHECQASTKEVNVVGNYNFNAMGHKHPRFSWSSTGEDLMKSFMVKTNERFEIQGAIIRNLEKQVGHIATILSERVLKTLPTDTEKNPKETVNDVTMRSGQVLKDPTLIQNDVILERESGEQLKKKVEKKKKEEKSRRDGNKKINHMPALPFHQNLCREKLDKQNAPQMLACVKFLKEILTKKRKIYETSVVKLTEHCSAILQNKLPQKYGDRGSFAIPCSLGTINFDKSLCDSGASINLIPLSIYSKLEKEIGEIRSAPISLQLVDQTTLIHEGIVEDVLVWVDKFVFPVDCIVVNMKENKDIPLILGRPFLATGRDILDIHEIKLMRRMGEETMTFKMDVKRRCKKKHQLRVLSE